In Epinephelus lanceolatus isolate andai-2023 chromosome 16, ASM4190304v1, whole genome shotgun sequence, one DNA window encodes the following:
- the kifc1 gene encoding kinesin-like protein KIFC1 has protein sequence MSRLPVSTHKRVLTSSNSSTENTDFAPAQKKIRKDSDPVHIKPHAATTIIGGKRPAVPASRAPISRPVRPGGAATVAVGPSRGVLKPSIASTAAKGGNIKQTGAPTVAKAGGGGATKRKAWDLKGKVSDMEGKLRDYQTKVKSVHQENEVLKGTMVQSQTRVAEMEKNLERQKSQISEYEEKLQALSGVCDELERVSSDKNTLEKELSNLEGKYKVMETLCDSQETELQTLKVKLSVQESTLARLQVTLRDTEEEVRSLKDTVVQQKDELHAGEMERRRLHNTIQELKGNIRVFCRVRPLLEGGLSKHIQLSASDNKSMTLAKTEESHTGKTADTQKNYNFSFDRVFGPQASQQEVFEEISLLVQSALDGYNVCCFAYGQTGSGKTYTMEGNEFDETRGVIPRAVKQIFKAAEKLGAQGWEFSFTASFVEIYNETLRDLLYTGKASKRPEHEIRKSTNNEITITNLTYEKVSNEDQVLGLIMLAGQNRSTAQTAQNDRSSRSHSVFQLDIEGVNVGRDVKCKSTLCMVDLAGSERMLKSQSQGERFKEMTAINGSLSNLGIVIAALANKESYIPYRNSKLTYLLQGCLGGNSKTLMFVNIAPEPDSFGETLNSLRFASKVNDCVIGTASANKK, from the exons ATGTCCCGCTTGCCAGTCAGTACACACAAGAGGGTCCttacaagcagcaacagcagcacagagaatACTGACTTTGCGCCTGCTCAG aagAAGATTCGAAAGGACTCAGACCCTGTCCACATTAAACCACATGCAGCCACTACGATCATCGGTGGCAAGAGGCCTGCTGTTCCAGCAAGCAGGGCACCAATTT CTAGGCCAGTCAGACCTGGGGGAGCTGCCACTGTGGCTGTTGGTCCTTCCAGAG GTGTCCTGAAACCATCAATAGCTTCAACTGCAGCAAAGGGAGGCAACATAAAACAAACGGGTGCACCCACTGTTGCAAAAGCAG GTGGGGGTGGGGCCACCAAGCGGAAAGCATGGGACCTGAAGGGCAAGGTCAGCGACATGGAGGGTAAGCTACGTGACTACCAGACCAAGGTCAAATCTGTCCACCAGGAAAATGAGGTTCTTAAAGGCACGATGGTCCAGAGCCAAACAAGAGTGGctgaaatggagaaaaatcTTGAGAGGCAGAAGAGTCAGATCAG TGAGTATGAGGAAAAGCTACAGGCACTGTCGGGAGTCTGCGATGAGTTGGAGAGAGTGTCGAGTGATAAGAACACTCTTGAAAAGGAGCTCTCCAACCTAGAAGGAAAATATAAGGTCATGGAGACTCTCTGCGACAGCCAAGAGACGGAGCTGCAAACTCTCAAG GTGAAGCTATCAGTGCAGGAATCAACTCTGGCCCGCCTGCAAGTGACCCTCAGAGACACGGAGGAAGAGGTGCGGTCTCTCAAAGACACTGTGGTCCAGCAGAAAGATGAGCTGCATGCAGGGGAGATGGAGCGCAGACGGCTCCACAATACGATCCAGGAGCTCAAG GGCAATATCCGGGTGTTTTGCAGGGTGCGCCCACTGTTGGAGGGGGGCCTCAGCAAACACATCCAGCTCTCAGCCAGTGACAACAAGTCAATGACACTTGCCAAAACAGAGGAA TCTCACACAGGCAAAACTGCTGACACTCAGAAGAATTATAACTTCAGTTTTGACCGGGTGTTTGGCCCCCAGGCTTCGCAACAGGAG GTCTTTGAAGAGATCTCACTGCTGGTGCAGTCAGCATTGGATGGCTACAACGTCTGCTGCTTTGCCTACGGCCAGACAGGAAGTGGAAAAACCTACACCATGGAGGGAAATGAGTTTGATGAGACCAGAGGTGTCATTCCCAGAGCTGTGAAGCAAATTTTTAAAGCAGCAGAGAAACTGGGAGCACAAGGCTGGGAG ttcTCCTTCACTGCAAGTTTTGTTGAAATCTACAATGAGACCCTTCGAGACCTACTCTACACAGGCAAGGCCAGCAAGAGGCCCGAGCATGAGATCCGAAAGTCGACTAATAATGAGATCACAATCACCAATCTGACCTACGAAAAGGTCTCCAATGAAGATCAG GTTCTCGGCCTGATTATGTTGGCCGGTCAGAATCGCTCCACGGCTCAGACAGCCCAGAATGACCGCTCTTCTCGTTCCCATTCAGTCTTCCAGCTGGATATCGAGGGAGTAAATGTTGGCAGGGACGTCAAATGCAAGT CCACTCTATGCATGGTGGACTTGGCCGGCAGTGAGCGAATGCTGAAGAGTCAGTCTCAGGGCGAGCGTTTCAAAGAGATGACGGCCATCAACGGCTCCCTGTCCAACCTGGGCATTGTCATCGCTGCACTTGCCAACAAG GAGAGCTACATCCCATACAGGAACTCCAAGCTTACCTACCTTCTGCAGGGCTGCTTGGGAGGAAACAGCAAAAC CCTGATGTTTGTGAACATCGCCCCAGAGCCAGACAGCTTTGGGGAAACTCTCAATTCCTTAAGGTTCGCCAGTAAG GTAAACGACTGTGTCATCGGGACTGCAAGTGCCAACAAGAAGTAA